In Brassica napus cultivar Da-Ae chromosome C2, Da-Ae, whole genome shotgun sequence, the sequence TATTGATTTGAGAGTGATCCATGGTTTTGtttttcaaccaatcagaatttagtttatttttaatgacttgcgcttcttctttctttttgttttgtttttgttcaacacgcttcttcttcttttgcatcttttttttttttaaacattcttCTTTTACATCTTACCTTTTGAATTTAGTTTTCATTATATAATTCATTAATTTAGCTTCAGTTAAATTATTAGTTTAGAGAAATTATTGGATTTCCTAACTAATGGCtgtgttttaattttatgatttattgtttaatttactTGATTGGTATTTTAAAAGCTAATGTGTATGATATAAGATTTAAAGTGTATGCACTTATGATATAGGATTTGAGagttaaatttaaagtttaaatagTATATCTGGAAAAAAAACTGAGAAGTATATCATATATTGTAGTTTGGAATAGTATATTTGAactttttctaaattttgaagtttgggGTTTAACCTtgaagtttaggatttatatttaatatttgaaattagtATTTAAAGAGATATATATTTGGAAACTATAACTTATAGAGTTATAGTATATAAAGATTAGAGTTTCAAATTTGTGTGTAGAGTTTAATTTAAAGTTTGGTGTATGTGAAGTATATGATTTGGGGTAtaatgtttagagtaaaaaGGGTTTGGGGTCAAGGATAAGATTTAAGAATAAATTAAAGTTTGAAAAGATTAGATTGTGATTTAtgtttaagatatattttacgttttaaaatataagatttgatgtttagatttatgatttggagtttggggtttaggtttagaatttagggtttgatttggggttttgatttttgatttgaagttaaattctgaaaataattaaattttgagcCAACACAAAAAGAGAATGAGACAAAAGAGGAAGAACGAGATAGGCACGTGGGTAGGAAGAGAAAGAGATACAAAAAAATCACTCTTGACCCTTAGATTTACTGTTATCAATGGTCAAAACAAGATAAATCTTATCCCCACCTCCCAAATATCAGCCAATGAGAGCTCATGACTTGGATTaagctttttgttttgttttctttgactGTGCACTTGTGACTTACTTCtactaaaaattgttttttttctctttttttccctttttgttgttctaatttttttatttattagattattttaacaaatttagtttataattagttttatcAGATTGTTTTAAATGTTGAATTTATAGCTTATGATAAGAAATTGAGGAAATATGGAATCAATGTTAGAGAAAAAAGAGATGATTAAGGTTAAGTGATAGTAATTATAAGAAATtggatttgaatttaaatttgaaattttagatttgtGACTTGGAGTATATGTAGGGTTTGGTGTATAGTATTtgagttatatatttaacatttgagattgattattaaaaatgattaatgtttaggtttaaatttaagatttgagGTTAAATTCAAGATTTgatgataaaattttatattttaagttttaaaatattaaaaatttatattttaagttttagaaTTTGAATTATGGAGGCTAATTAGCGACCGATTTGCAACTATTTAATGTGCTTGGCATATATAGTTGGAAAATAGTCGTCAATTAGCGACTTTTGGTGACTACTACTCAATATTGTCAAACATATACACTCTGTCATAAAATTACTATTCAaacttctctttttttattaagaacATCTATTACAATAGTTATAACGTTGgcaatctataaattaatatttttcatgcctcttgttttccttttaaaaaaaatccgatCTAAATAAgtgaattcaaaatttgatccGCCTATACACTACAAAAATTGAGACCAGATAGTTTATCtaaaactaaataacataatGAATAGATAATGTAACCAAACAACATAGTAATGTACAATGCATATGTAGTGTCTCGATATTATGAAAATTGATtcgattttaatattatatttgaaaaaaggattttaacatttcataaaaaaatggcatcacttatatatatatatatatatatatttaggaaTGATATGTGCATCTACATGTTACACTCTTTGTTACGGATAGCCACAAAATATTTTGCAGCCATGTTTTTAAGTGGCCACAAATAACCATAACTAAGTTcgtaactgttttttttttaaattttgtagttagtttaaatattttataattgtatttCTCCGGATAGCTACGGCCATAGTTGTGGCTATATTAGCTACGAATTATACCGTGGAAAATTGTGGAAATCTACTTCCACAATTTATATTGTAGCAAATTGTGGCTTTGGGTCTTCTAATAGCTACAAATCAAATTTTGTAGCTAAATAGCGACAAAAAGTTACAAAATAGTCACAAAAATTTGTTGTGGctattttatagatattttgtgGCTTAATTTTTCTCGCCGCAAAATATTTGTGGCTTACTCGTGGCTATAAACAAGTTTTCTTGtaatgaatatataaaaaacgttttttgaattattatttttttgtcagaaACATAAGGAGACTCATGTAGATTCTGCAAACCACATTGCTAGTTCcgcatccatatgaacgacaaacgacggttgtttccttgcactgcgtgctagactgtCCGCCTTTGAGTTCTGCGTCCGTGGTATATGAATAATCTCTGAGCTATTGAAACttctcttcaaaaatattatgtcttccaaataacttgcaaatgctggccactcatctggttctgaaaccatcttcaccaactgagaataatccgttgcaaatgtaaccGAGAATTGTTTAAGattcctcatgcattccattgcccatatgaGAGCCTCTATCTCTGAATGTAGTGGCGACTGACACGCTCTTGTATTCCTTGCTCCCATTaatccatcaaaaccttccaaggtactataccatccttgCCATGAATATATATCCTGATTTTTCCAAGTCCGTCCGTAAAGCACCATCTACTTGGTATAGTCGGTACTATCGATGGTACGGGTAATTGAGTATGATTCATTCCATGTGTAGGAGATTTTTTTGCTTCAGCCTAAAGTAACGATTCTGTTTCTGTCAATTTGAGAGTATCTCTCAGATCCATATACaaattactaaataatttattgtttcttcctttccatatataccatagaatccatgcaaattgataatcttccatttccggagagactctccaaaataaatgattcatATTGGTAAACAGTGATTGAGTGGGgaatatattatgttatcatAAAAACGTAAAACAACtgttcttaataattttttcagactatgaaaacttttttatgatttttcttcgattttaaaaatatattttaatatttttaaaaataaattaaaaacgctttcgattttaaaaatattgtaattatttttgaaatatttctacaatttttttaaaaacttttacaaaactttttaacttttacatttcttttataatttagaaaaacgtttttcaactttttattttaaaatattaatataattttttaattttttagtataGGATGTGTTAGTTTTATTCATGATTTTAATTAGaagtttagtttatattttttgttatttgtatatttaaattttttaatattgtaaatattttttggtttctgTATACTTTTACTATACTTTAAAAGGAtgttgtatattttaatataatttttaaatattaaaaatatatttttaaaaatgattgaaTATTCCCCATGGTGTCATTATGgattttttcaataaatttcTGACAGGTAAATTCCCGACGAATTTTCGATAGAATATCCTCGGCGAATTTCTTTGGTCGGAAATTTCTAATGAATTCCCGATGAAAAAGGTTTTCCCGACGCTATAGTGATGATACTTATTCATCGATAATCCGGGAATAGCCTTTTCTAACGGATTCCTGATGAGTACGTATGTGGGGGGGAATCAAATGCTTTCTCTAAGAAGATTTCTCTTCTCatgtattagatcttaaaaataatttataaattttataaaaaaaatattttgaagaagGGAGGGGAGGGgatttgaaatcatgtaattattaaCATTTCTATatgatgtaaatttatatttactaaaattgaattgttttcaatatagatgagtgaatgtatatTGAGTCGTGATAGactttggtctagggtttggtaacatatgttgttatagtattgtttgtatttttaggtttagattttgaaatcttaacttaagaaaataaaaataaatgtgacctacatatgtttagttttgtgtatattaaacactttataAGTCAACTTTAAGTTTAATGAATTGTTTTCAGACAATGATGCCTATTCTCAGACTAACTAGCTTGTTGGCTTTTCTGTATAGCCTGCACTGTTGACTTCTGTTCCAAGCAACTCAATGGTTATGAACCCTTTTGTAAAGCTTggtcaaaattttctttttttttgtttccctgAACAATATTGTTATGACTAACGGTATTATATCTGTTTAGTGATTTGTGGTCGTGGACAGTTGAGGTTTAGACTGACCCGACGGCCCATACcaccaaaattttatttcttaagATGTTAAAGATTTATATAATTTCCGAAATTTTACAATGCTATAAACAATTTATTACACCAGAATTTACAGACTACGTATTACGGATATTATATCCACATCGAAAATTCTAAGGGAACTTAATTAATATACAAAAGgttagggccaatccactaattaccaattggttttaagttggacaCTCATAATAAACCcaaatctaacatggtatcagagctcagaTCCTAAAATATCATAAACccctaattaataaaaaaaaacctatcCGACCAGGTATAAAGGTCGTACTTAACCCTTCCCGACCGGGTGTAAAGATCGTAATTAACTCGATCTACCAAGTATAACTGTCTTAAAGTTTCAAGATTTCTGTTTgataagagccatcatctcgagaaggggtattacatatattatatcacACATCAGAAATTCTAAGGgaacttaattaatatataaaaagttaggaccaatccactaattaccaattggttttaagttggaataattaatatataaaaagttaggaccaatccactaattaccaattggttttaagttggaaactCGTAATAAACTCAAATCTAAGGCAACAACCCAACTCAAGTGAATACAAGAACAACCCAACTGAATAATAGAACTCAAACAACAAAAGAATAAATACACcaattgtttcttattttaagGGCAAACACTCTCTTACACCAGTACTGCATTATGAATTCAATTGTAAACATGCGGAATAGTAAAAGTACGTAGGTAGCATTGTAAAGGTCATATCATTAGCCAACTATTCATGCAGTTGTATTGTAGCTAACTTATTAGCCAACTATTCACAAAACGTATGAATTGATTCTCTTTGTTTAATGAAAAGAGTTAATCACATAATTGAAACTATTTTACAAACAATGAAGAATAACTTTGAGAAACATTAAGAAGATTTTCAATAAGTATTCACACTTCTTGTGTTTGTACAGTGGAGTTGAAAAGATGTTCAGCAAGCTCTTGGTTCATCACTTGatattcatcttcatcattatcCACCTCTAGTGGTAGAGATTTATCGCCAGGCCTAGCTGGAGGATCACTAGATTGAGAAAGAGCGGACATTGGTGGCTCTTCTTGATCATCTTTCTCCGTTGTTTGTTGATCATCCAATCCCATTCTTGCGAATCTGTCAACGAGCTCTCCAGTCCCATCTTCTTCTGCGTCATGTGTCCCCTCCACGGCTtcaacttcttcatccttaGAATTGCTTATCTTGCAAATCTTGCACAGGACCAGTTCTTGAAACGTATTTTCGTCCGGTAGCGAATACTCGTGCATAATCCAGCTATTATTGCTCCCAGGAACAACAGCAGAAGTACCGTCTCCTCTCTTCTGCCTCTTATTGTTGTCGCTTTTAGTGAACTTTAGAGTTTGCTTTTTCCCTATAATGGTGTtctcaatatattttttagcGTTAGGCTTCCAACTCCCACCATCGTTGTCCCCGGCGATCCTCCGCTTTGAGTTCCTACCACGACCAATGTTCTTCACTGACACTTGAGTCCTTCTCACGAAATAAAACCACTCGTTCTTCCTGAACAAAGGATGATTGGTATGGTCCAGCAACCATGGCTCCTTATCGTAAACGTTCTTCATCACGATGAAGTCTTCACACTCTTCATCTCTCGACTTGGGTTGTAGATACGTTTCTAACTTGGGTAGTAGATGATATTTTATGAGTTCTTGGTCTTCAGGATCAAAGTAAAGTCCTCCATCTTCATCGTTATTGAACATGGTTTCGTCAGGATCATAGTAACCTCCTCCATCTTCATAGTTATTTGACATCGTTTTAAGGGTTTAGCTCTCAAGTTTGATTCTACAAAAGTAAGGTTATAACCTATTGagttgtatgtatatatatactactaaggctattttaattttctaaagaaaaattCAGAGGATTATCCTATCATCGATGCAGTTTCCTATTAAAAAAACACGGTTTGTTAAGAGAATCAAAAAGATAATGTTATGATAGATCatattgatagatttattttatggaatataatgttctttatataaattatgaagaTAATGTTATGATAAATCATATTATAGATTTGTTTTTATGAATAATGACATGATAGATCATATTTGATCAATAGATCGTATATAAATGTTCTTTTTATGAAGATAATGTTATGATAAATCATATGTTGTTAATCGTATGTATGTAGATTCCGTTAGGCTAGGAGTAAGCATTCGGGTCTTCGTTCGAGTTCGGTTCAggtattttgagtttttggatATTTGCGTTTAATCTCATAGGTCTTATCTTGAAaacttttcaatttttatacTATGATTCACTACATTTACATATCTGTGTTGAAAACTTTTCAATTTTactatatcttaatttatatcatttacaaatgtttatagttgcatgattttattttttccccatcaaaatatttttaataaaatttataaattatttttaagatcaataATATGAGAAGACTTCCAGGGGTTATTTTTAAGAAGATTGAATATTCCCGACGGTGTCATTATGgattttttcaataaattttttacgGATATTCTCGGCGAATTTCTTTGGTCAAACATATCTGATGAATTCCTGACGAAAAGGTTTTCCCGACGCTATACTGACGAATACTTATTCGTCGATAATCCGAGAATGGCCTTTTCTAACGGATTCATTTCCGACGAATACGTATGCGGGGGAATCAAATGTTTTCTTGTAGGGTCTTAATATGGAGAAATAAGGAGAATAATCAATTCCCATTAATTCCTTAAAAATTACACCATTTATAAGAAACAATTGTTGCTATAATTCCTTGtcatttcttaaattttaaggAACTATAGAACAAAAAAGTTCCTTACCAAAATTGATATGGAacaaaagtaataaatattcatttttatttcttttattttgttcttagtcattcttttcctACTTATTTCTATTCCAATTTTAAAAGTCGCCAGGTTGAGTCTTAGTAAAGTGGTTCAGAGAGaatatatttggatatattccaGATATTatgtttatctattttattatttagttaggcatttatattttatggaGAATTTGTCAAAAATGActtaaaacttgattttaaatgtaaaaaatataattcaaactgaatcaaatgcaaaactaacccaagAGGATAGTGAAATTACAATTATCtctttatgaccaaacaaaaacttGTATGCACTTTTACAAATATAACTCCGTGAAGTCTTCTTTGTGGTTAGTGAAGTATTCTTTGAGAATACTTCTCTTCTCGTGTATtagatctttaaaaaaatttataaattttataaacaagatTTTGAATgggtgatatct encodes:
- the LOC125582064 gene encoding NAC domain-containing protein 6-like, with amino-acid sequence MSNNYEDGGGYYDPDETMFNNDEDGGLYFDPEDQELIKYHLLPKLETYLQPKSRDEECEDFIVMKNVYDKEPWLLDHTNHPLFRKNEWFYFVRRTQVSVKNIGRGRNSKRRIAGDNDGGSWKPNAKKYIENTIIGKKQTLKFTKSDNNKRQKRGDGTSAVVPGSNNSWIMHEYSLPDENTFQELVLCKICKISNSKDEEVEAVEGTHDAEEDGTGELVDRFARMGLDDQQTTEKDDQEEPPMSALSQSSDPPARPGDKSLPLEVDNDEDEYQVMNQELAEHLFNSTVQTQEV